The Melospiza melodia melodia isolate bMelMel2 chromosome 7, bMelMel2.pri, whole genome shotgun sequence genome has a segment encoding these proteins:
- the LOC134420485 gene encoding olfactory receptor 14J1-like: KPLHYGTLLGSRACAHMAAAAWASGFLNALLHTANTFSLPLCHGNALGQFFCEIPQILKLSCSKSYIREFGLLAVSACLSFGCFVFVVFSYVQIFKAVMRIPSEQGRHKAFSTCLPHLAVVSLFYSTGTFAYLKPPSISSPSLDLALSVLYSVVPPALNPLI; the protein is encoded by the coding sequence aaacccctgcactacgggaccctcctgggcagcagagcttgtgcccacatggcagcagctgcctgggccagtggctttctcaatgctctgctgcacacagccaatacattttccctgcccctgtgccatggcaatgccctgggccagttcttctgtgaaatcccacagatcctcaagctctcctgctccaaatcctacattagggaatttgggctgcttgctgttagtgcctgtttatcatttggttgttttgtgttcgttgttttctcctatgtgcagatcttcaaggCTGtgatgaggatcccctctgagcagggacggcacaaagccttttccacctgcctccctcacctggccgtggtctctcttttctatagcactggcacatttgcctacctgaagcccccctccatctcctccccatccctggatctggccctgtcagttctgtactcagtggtgcctccagccctgaaccccctcatc
- the LOC134420487 gene encoding olfactory receptor 14I1-like, protein SSSISHFLLLALADTRQLQLLHFCLLLGISLAALLANGLIISAVACGHRLHTPMFFFLLNLALTDLGSIFTTVPKAMHNSLWDTRNISYSGCAAQLFFFMFFIGAEFYLLTVMCYDRYVSICKPL, encoded by the coding sequence agcagctccatcagccacttcctcctgctggcattggcagacacgcggcagctgcagctcctgcacttctgcctcttgctgggtatctccctggctgccctcctggccaacggcctcatcatcagcgccgtagcctgtggccaccgcctgcacacgcccatgttcttcttcctgctcaacctggccctcactgacctgggctccatcttcaccactgtccccaaagccatgcacaattccctctgggacaccaggaacatctcctactcaggatgtgctgctcagctctttttctttatgttcttcattggagcagagttttatctgctgaccgtcatgtgctatgaccgctacgtgtccatctgcaaacccctg